The proteins below are encoded in one region of Phaeodactylum tricornutum CCAP 1055/1 chromosome 3, complete sequence:
- a CDS encoding predicted protein, with translation MTSKERRPDKHGSDMWRGDAPSATQKIKKLMEPHRAKGALWKWLMLGLGTMLGVVTMDVVRKSATIAQTTAIPVEILAPLMDTSTSSTIMSVELVPGMKELPRDFTVTDFQKQLWWGEAIRESDNQIIVETIEVAIAYCSSDLNLIYESVLSQVPNQKQATVKITVLSKCGNEADVPNFIEDPRVKLVEVIPLPNVGGCDYAYAYFVNHYVAKTTPEEAASSVVLFTEDTPRTMENFRIRPVYKGYRNITEMLRIASGGEFACGVTPDCAYSAFHDTPTLYEFRINGYARTVVQRGQSVIEDNKDFNLLRYQNLREWHEKALNWTFPNSRVTAVCYAATFMIPAWRILNLSQQPIERHVMKTLEKEMARNVSSSIEGHFSERTWAGFYSVPLDEDHTNLILDMKSKIVLRQGAYHGLLKSNRERMC, from the coding sequence ATGACTTCTAAGGAACGAAGACCAGACAAGCACGGGTCTGATATGTGGCGGGGTGATGCACCTTCCGCAACGCAGAAAATCAAGAAACTAATGGAGCCGCATCGGGCTAAAGGAGCGCTGTGGAAATGGCTCATGCTCGGCTTGGGCACGATGCTCGGTGTGGTGACAATGGATGTTGTAAGGAAATCGGCAACAATCGCCCAGACTACCGCTATTCCTGTCGAAATTCTTGCCCCCTTGATGGATACTTCTACCAGTAGCACTATTATGAGTGTCGAGCTAGTGCCTGGGATGAAGGAGCTTCCCCGtgatttcacagtcaccgaTTTCCAGAAGCAGCTCTGGTGGGGAGAAGCGATCCGGGAAAGCGACAACCAGATCATTGTTGAAACAATCGAAGTTGCAATCGCGTATTGTAGTTCAGACCTGAATCTAATTTACGAATCTGTTCTGAGTCAAGTACCCAACCAGAAACAGGCGACAGTGAAAATAACCGTATTGTCCAAATGTGGGAACGAAGCGGACGTGCCCAACTTTATTGAGGATCCTCGTGTCAAGCTTGTTGAAGTTATTCCGTTGCCCAATGTGGGCGGATGCGATTACGCATATGCCTATTTTGTCAATCACTATGTTGCCAAGACAACTCCTGAAGAAGCGGCGTCGTCCGTGGTTCTGTTTACAGAGGACACCCCGAGGACAATGGAAAACTTCCGAATACGGCCAGTCTACAAGGGATACCGAAATATAACTGAAATGCTTCGGATTGCGTCGGGAGGTGAATTTGCCTGTGGCGTCACACCAGACTGCGCATATTCCGCATTTCACGATACGCCTACGCTGTATGAATTTCGGATAAATGGTTATGCAAGAACTGTTGTACAAAGGGGGCAAAGTGTAATAGAGGACAACAAGGACTTTAATTTGCTCCGGTATCAGAATCTTAGAGAGTGGCATGAAAAGGCTCTCAACTGGACATTTCCGAACAGTAGAGTTACTGCTGTTTGCTACGCAGCAACATTCATGATCCCAGCATGGCGTATACTCAACTTATCGCAGCAACCCATAGAGCGACATGTTATGAAAACtcttgaaaaggaaatggctCGGAATGTTAGTAGCTCAATTGAAGGGCACTTTTCGGAGAGAACATGGGCTGGCTTTTATTCGGTCCCTTTGGATGAAGACCATACCAACTTAATCCTTGACATGAAATCAAAGATTGTGCTCCGACAGGGGGCGTATCATGGACTTCTCAAGAGCAATAGGGAGCGGATGTGTTAG
- the RPC17 gene encoding RNA polymerase C subunit 17 KDa (small RNA polymerase III subunit of 17 kDa), with protein sequence MAEETPVLISNAEVLDILGARVAEAKASKKRPSYRTRHRDWIQSQVCEYLRATPCTRLDRARRKELQTVLRSHKRRVSNNNNSNDDSNSSTNGTTVGRGFQLTEAEALQVLNFMPTEPVEIHLMIEDLHARMPEKDQEELLRIVASYRKDEISDASNGVKREKGDPSSPPNGTMTTSPVVKKEYPDTGML encoded by the coding sequence ATGGCCGAGGAGACGCCCGTACTGATCAGCAATGCGGAGGTGTTGGATATTCTTGGAGCACGTGTCGCCGAGGCTAAGGCGTCGAAGAAACGACCCAGCTACCGTACGCGGCATCGGGATTGGATCCAATCGCAAGTGTGCGAGTATCTACGTGCCACTCCGTGCACGAGGCTGGACCGTGCGCGGCGGAAGGAACTGCAAACCGTATTGCGCAGTCACAAGAGACGAGTGAGCAATAataacaacagcaacgacgacagtAACAGCAGTACGAACGGTACCACTGTGGGTCGGGGCTTTCAACTGACGGAAGCCGAGGCTTTGCAAGTACTGAATTTCATGCCGACGGAACCGGTGGAAATTCATCTCATGATTGAGGATTTGCACGCCCGGATGCCGGAAAAGGATCAGGAAGAACTGCTAAGGATTGTGGCGTCGTATCGCAAGGATGAAATCTCCGACGCCAGCAACGGAGTAAAGCGAGAAAAGGGAGACCCTTCCTCGCCTCCCAACGGGACTATGACGACATCGCCTGTAGTTAAGAAAGAGTATCCAGATACCGGCATGTTATAG
- a CDS encoding predicted protein, translating to MTDPSPNDDFYLRYYVGHEGKFGREFLEFELYPSGKLRYANNSNYKDDDLIRKEVYVSPAVVEEFRRLVEVSEITKVDDSKWKEPDERSTGHQELECKIGSHHIAFTACEIRSLGDIQKWNDPEGLQTFYYLTLDLKALVMALISSHFKARPIPD from the coding sequence ATGACAGACCCAAGTCCCAACGACGATTTTTACCTCCGATACTACGTCGGCCACGAGGGCAAATTCGGCAGAGAATTCCTCGAGTTTGAACTCTACCCGTCGGGAAAGCTTCGATACGCGAACAACTCCAATTACAAGGACGACGATCTGATTCGGAAAGAAGTCTACGTTAGCCCCGCGGTAGTTGAGGAATTTCGACGCCTAGTGGAAGTCAGCGAGATTACCAAAGTGGACGATAGCAAGTGGAAAGAACCCGACGAAAGATCCACCGGCCATCAAGAGCTAGAATGCAAAATCGGATCCCATCATATCGCGTTCACGGCATGTGAGATTAGATCGCTGGGTGATATTCAAAAATGGAACGATCCAGAGGGACTCCAGACGTTTTACTATCTTACACTCGATCTCAAAGCCCTGGTGATGGCACTCATTTCGTCGCATTTCAAAGCGAGGCCGATCCCGGATTGA